One part of the Eptesicus fuscus isolate TK198812 chromosome 20, DD_ASM_mEF_20220401, whole genome shotgun sequence genome encodes these proteins:
- the C20H17orf113 gene encoding uncharacterized protein C17orf113 homolog: MVPPGKKPAGEASNSNKKCKRYFNEHWKEEFTWLDFDYERKLMFCLECRQALVRNKHGKAENAFTMGTDNFQRHALLRHVTSGAHRQALAMNRGQPTFEGQSEEGGASPGLATTPTSRGIKVEVDPAKVAVLTTVYCMAKEDVPDDRCSALLELQRFNLCQALLGTERGDDYSPRRVRDMQVAMASVLHTEACQCLKASPYVGLVLDKTRDWPESHSLALFATSVSPCDGQPATTFLGSVELQEGEDTAGQLLDILQTFGVSAAKLAWLSSSLPSDCLGSVGLQLRATCPLLTELHCLPGRPDPEPPAYLGEYESVLDALFRLHGGPSSHMVPELRAALDLAAIDLAGPRPVPWASLLPVVEAVAEAWPCLVPTLEASAPASPTAGALALALRQFTFVAFTHLLLDTLPCVQKLALVLQPEDPHLALLQPLVMAAAASLQAQRSSGGARFQGFLQELASSGPDLGGEHCTYRGLELVGYSEAAVQDLERLRGAFLDSMQKGLRDSYPGPSLDAVAAFSAIFDPRRYPETPEELGAHGEGALRLLLRAYAPAVVRPRALGDFALFKRVVRSLGRLGPRALCARLACAHSELHELFPDFAALATLALALPAGAGLLDKVGRSRELRWWGQNGAGESRGDPVVKIAVDGPPLHEFDFALAVEFLESGWGEGVLGSQLT; encoded by the exons ATGGTGCCCCCGGGGAAGAAACCAGCTGGAGAGGCCTCCAACTCCAATAAGAAGTGCAAGCGTTACTTCAACGAGCACTGGAAAGAGGAGTTTACCTGGCTGGACTTTGACTATGAGCGGAAGCTGATGTTCTGCCTTGAGTGCCGCCAGGCCCTGGTCCGGAACAAGCACGGCAAAGCGGAGAACGCCTTCACCATGGGCACCGACAACTTCCAGCGCCATGCCTTGCTGCGCCATGTGACCTCGGGGGCTCACCGCCAGGCTCTGGCCATGAACCGGGGCCAGCCCACTTTTGAGGGCCAGTCTGAGGAAGGAGgggcctccccaggcctggcgACCACCCCTACCTCCAGGGGCATCAAGGTGGAGGTGGACCCTGCCAAAGTGGCTGTGTTGACCACGGTGTACTGCATGGCCAAGGAGGATGTGCCCGACGACCGCTGCTCTGCCCTCCTCGAGCTACAAAGGTTCAACTTGTGCCAGGCGCTGCTGGGCACGGAGCGTGGTGATGACTACAGTCCCAGGAGGGTGAGGGACATGCAG GTGGCCATGGCCAGTGTCTTGCACACAGAGGCTTGCCAGTGCCTGAAGGCATCCCCATATGTGGGGCTGGTGTTGGACAAGACCAGAGACTGGCCCGAGTCCCACAGTCTGGCCTTGTTTGCCACGTCGGTGTCCCCCTGTGATGGCCAGCCTGCCACCACCTTCCTGGGCAGTgtggagctacaggagggcgagGACACTGCTGGCCAACTCCTGGACATCCTGCAGACCTTCGGCGTGTCTGCAGCCAAGCTAGCCTGGCTCAGCTCAAGCCTCCCCAGTGACTGCCTGGGGAGCGTGGGCCTGCAGCTCCGGGCCACCTGCCCGCTGCTCACGGAGCTGCACTGCCTCCCTGGCCGGCCAGATCCTGAGCCCCCTGCCTACCTAGGTGAATATGAAAGTGTCCTGGATGCCCTATTCCGCCTCCACGGTGGTCCCAGTTCCCACATGGTCCCTGAGCTGCGGGCAGCCCTGGACCTTGCAGCCATCGACTTGGCAGGACCACGGCCAGTGCCCTGGGCCTCCTTGCTGCCTGTGGTGGAAGCAGTGGCTGAGGCGTGGCCTTGCCTGGTGCCCACCCTGGaggcctctgccccagcctcacCAACAGCCGGGGCACTGGCCCTCGCCCTGCGCCAGTTCACCTTCGTGGCCTTCACCCACCTGCTGCTGGACACTCTGCCCTGCGTGCAGAAGCTCGCCCTCGTCCTGCAGCCGGAAGACCCACACCTGGCCTTGCTGCAGCCCCTGGTGATGGCAGCTGCGGCCTCCCTCCAGGCGCAGCGAAGCTCCGGTGGCGCGCGCTTCCAGGGCTTCCTGCAGGAGCTGGCGTCCTCCGGTCCCGACTTGGGCGGTGAGCACTGTACCTACCGCGGCCTGGAGTTGGTCGGCTACTCCGAGGCTGCGGTCCAGGACTTGGAGCGGCTGCGGGGGGCCTTCTTGGACTCCATGCAGAAAGGGCTGCGGGACTCCTACCCCGGGCCCTCGCTGGATGCCGTGGCCGCCTTCTCGGCGATCTTCGATCCCCGCCGCTACCCGGAGACACCCGAGGAGCTGGGCGCGCACGGCGAGGGGGCGCTGCGGCTGCTGCTGCGCGCCTACGCCCCGGCGGTGGTGCGGCCGCGCGCGCTCGGCGACTTTGCGCTCTTCAAGCGCGTGGTCCGCAGCCTCGGGCGGCTGGGCCCGCGGGCTCTGTGCGCCAGACTGGCGTGCGCCCACTCGGAGCTGCACGAGCTCTTCCCCGACTTCGCTGCCCTCGCCACCCTGGCCTTGGCGTTGCCGGCGGGCGCCGGCCTCCTGGACAAGGTCGGCCGCAGCCGGGAGCTGCGGTGGTGGGGGCAAAACGGGGCCGGGGAAAGCCGGGGCGACCCTGTGGTCAAGATCGCTGTGGATGGGCCTCCGCTACACGAGTTTGACTTTGCGCTGGCCGTGGAGTTTTTAgagagtgggtggggggagggggtgctggggtcGCAGCTCACGTGA